A single region of the Selenomonas sp. oral taxon 920 genome encodes:
- a CDS encoding NAD(P)H-dependent flavin oxidoreductase, whose translation MRLPEVRIGNKVATVPIIQGGMAIRITTARLAAAAANEGGIGLIAASGMKPQELRYEIRLARSLSPNGIIGINEMVAASDFSDAVKTAIDEGIDLVVAGAGFSRDMFQLGKDSGTPIVPIVSTAKLAKIAEKLGAAAVVVEGKEAGGHLGTDQSVRNIISDVRAAVKIPIFAAGGVLTGQDIADLHKMGADGVQLGSRFAACVESNAAPSLKKYYLKSKKDDIVIIHSPVGLPGRAVRTPFSARIMEGPVPPTVCDRCLKQCDHHFCIIRALSRAQQGDLETGLVFTGEFMPRIDRILTVHEIYEELKQQLAAAN comes from the coding sequence ATGAGACTACCCGAGGTGAGGATTGGCAATAAAGTTGCCACCGTCCCCATCATTCAGGGCGGTATGGCGATTCGCATCACCACGGCGCGGCTCGCAGCCGCTGCTGCAAATGAGGGCGGAATCGGACTCATCGCGGCCTCCGGCATGAAGCCGCAGGAACTGCGCTATGAGATTCGGCTCGCGCGCTCACTTTCTCCCAATGGGATCATCGGCATCAACGAGATGGTCGCGGCAAGCGACTTTTCGGATGCCGTTAAAACTGCGATTGACGAGGGGATTGATCTCGTTGTCGCCGGTGCGGGATTCTCCCGTGATATGTTTCAGCTTGGCAAGGATTCCGGCACGCCGATTGTGCCAATTGTCTCCACGGCGAAACTGGCGAAGATTGCCGAAAAGCTTGGCGCGGCTGCTGTTGTCGTCGAGGGCAAGGAGGCAGGTGGGCATCTGGGGACAGATCAGTCCGTACGAAATATCATCTCCGATGTCCGTGCGGCAGTGAAGATTCCGATCTTTGCAGCAGGCGGTGTGCTGACGGGACAGGATATTGCCGACCTGCATAAGATGGGTGCGGATGGCGTACAGCTCGGCTCACGCTTTGCAGCGTGCGTGGAGTCCAACGCGGCTCCGTCGCTCAAAAAATATTATTTGAAATCCAAGAAGGATGATATCGTTATCATTCACAGCCCTGTAGGGCTGCCGGGACGTGCCGTGCGCACACCGTTCTCTGCGCGGATTATGGAGGGCCCCGTACCTCCGACGGTCTGTGACCGATGCTTGAAGCAGTGTGACCATCACTTCTGCATCATCCGCGCACTCTCTCGTGCGCAGCAGGGCGATCTCGAGACAGGTCTTGTCTTTACCGGTGAGTTTATGCCGCGCATTGACCGGATCTTGACGGTTCATGAAATCTACGAAGAGCTGAAGCAGCAGCTTGCGGCAGCGAACTAG
- a CDS encoding acyl carrier protein: MATFDKVRDIVVEQLGSEADEVTLESTFIDDLGADSLDIVELIMAFEEEFNVEIPDEAAEKIKTVQDVVNYIDQNK, from the coding sequence ATGGCAACGTTTGACAAGGTTCGCGACATCGTTGTGGAACAGCTCGGCTCTGAGGCTGATGAAGTCACCCTGGAGTCCACCTTCATTGACGATCTTGGCGCAGACTCGCTCGACATCGTTGAGCTCATTATGGCTTTCGAGGAGGAATTCAATGTAGAAATCCCCGATGAGGCTGCTGAGAAGATTAAGACGGTTCAGGATGTCGTCAACTACATCGATCAGAACAAGTAA